Proteins found in one Pyrus communis chromosome 15, drPyrComm1.1, whole genome shotgun sequence genomic segment:
- the LOC137718577 gene encoding MICOS complex subunit MIC10-like, producing MADNKEIIPPPYDVNAKWDACLDLTVRRFVYSSLGGAFGGFLLFRSPASRWASVAFGAGLGIGSAYTECSRLFEGSPAKPAAPKIVENPAPQDGQD from the exons ATGGCGGACAACAAAGAAATCATCCCACCGCCGTACGACGTGAACGCCAAATGGGACGCCTGTCTCGATCTGACCGTCCGGCGCTTCGTCTACTCCTCCTTGGGTGGTGCCTTTGGCGGTTTCCTTTTGTTCA GAAGTCCGGCGTCTCGTTGGGCTTCTGTAGCTTTTGGTGCTGGATTGGGCATTGGATCTGCATACACAGAGTGCTCTCGTTTGTTTGAGGGATCTCCAGCAAAGCCGGCTGCTCCTAAGATTGTTGAGAATCCTGCTCCTCAG GACGGACAAGATTGA